A DNA window from Melanotaenia boesemani isolate fMelBoe1 chromosome 6, fMelBoe1.pri, whole genome shotgun sequence contains the following coding sequences:
- the LOC121642431 gene encoding transmembrane protein 42-like isoform X3, which produces MVRSTELVGSLSRAQGEKLHIGFLGAAASLSAKLSLGSDYLKEMCESGLRDGTETDGGSPVCDWLHIPLRLLCGGLLFTCNAVMWAFFSKALHYSSSSARATVTTTASNFISSGVLGRLIFGETHMALWWAGISLTLCGLLVLHNAAPHARPQDDGKKDK; this is translated from the exons ATGGTGAGAAGCACAGAGCTGGTGGGAAGTTTGAGCAGAGCACAGGGAGAGAAACTACATATAG GTTTTCTCGGCGCCGCTGCCTCTCTGTCAGCCAAGCTGTCGCTTGGTTCGGACTACCTGAAGGAGATGTGCGAGTCAGGACTGCGCGACGGGACAGAAACTGACGGCGGATCTCCAGTCTGCGACTGG CTCCACATCCCCCTCCGGCTGCTGTGTGGAGGTCTGCTCTTCACCTGTAACGCCGTCATGTGGGCTTTCTTCTCCAAGGCTCTCCAttactcctcctcctcagccagGGCTACTGTCACCACCACTGCCTCCAACTTCATCTCCTCT GGCGTCCTGGGGAGGCTCATCTTTGGAGAGACACACATGGCTCTGTGGTGGGCCGGCATCTCTCTCACTCTGTGTGGACTGTTAGTGCTTCATAATGCAGCACCTCACGCACGCCCTCAAGACGATGGCAAAAAGGACAAGTGA
- the LOC121642431 gene encoding transmembrane protein 42-like isoform X4 has protein sequence MFSGSLYALLAGFLGAAASLSAKLSLGSDYLKEMCESGLRDGTETDGGSPVCDWLHIPLRLLCGGLLFTCNAVMWAFFSKALHYSSSSARATVTTTASNFISSGVLGRLIFGETHMALWWAGISLTLCGLLVLHNAAPHARPQDDGKKDK, from the exons ATGTTTTCGGGCTCTCTTTATGCGCTTTTAGCGGGTTTTCTCGGCGCCGCTGCCTCTCTGTCAGCCAAGCTGTCGCTTGGTTCGGACTACCTGAAGGAGATGTGCGAGTCAGGACTGCGCGACGGGACAGAAACTGACGGCGGATCTCCAGTCTGCGACTGG CTCCACATCCCCCTCCGGCTGCTGTGTGGAGGTCTGCTCTTCACCTGTAACGCCGTCATGTGGGCTTTCTTCTCCAAGGCTCTCCAttactcctcctcctcagccagGGCTACTGTCACCACCACTGCCTCCAACTTCATCTCCTCT GGCGTCCTGGGGAGGCTCATCTTTGGAGAGACACACATGGCTCTGTGGTGGGCCGGCATCTCTCTCACTCTGTGTGGACTGTTAGTGCTTCATAATGCAGCACCTCACGCACGCCCTCAAGACGATGGCAAAAAGGACAAGTGA
- the LOC121642431 gene encoding transmembrane protein 42-like isoform X1, which yields MVRSTELVGSLSRAQGEKLHIGFLGAAASLSAKLSLGSDYLKEMCESGLRDGTETDGGSPVCDWLHIPLRLLCGGLLFTCNAVMWAFFSKALHYSSSSARATVTTTASNFISSVSRLQSPSICPFAVTNNSHSDNKHLHLLCLQGVLGRLIFGETHMALWWAGISLTLCGLLVLHNAAPHARPQDDGKKDK from the exons ATGGTGAGAAGCACAGAGCTGGTGGGAAGTTTGAGCAGAGCACAGGGAGAGAAACTACATATAG GTTTTCTCGGCGCCGCTGCCTCTCTGTCAGCCAAGCTGTCGCTTGGTTCGGACTACCTGAAGGAGATGTGCGAGTCAGGACTGCGCGACGGGACAGAAACTGACGGCGGATCTCCAGTCTGCGACTGG CTCCACATCCCCCTCCGGCTGCTGTGTGGAGGTCTGCTCTTCACCTGTAACGCCGTCATGTGGGCTTTCTTCTCCAAGGCTCTCCAttactcctcctcctcagccagGGCTACTGTCACCACCACTGCCTCCAACTTCATCTCCTCTGTAAGCCGTCTGCAGTCGCCCTCCATTTGTCCATTCGCTGTAACAAACAACTCTCACAGTGAcaacaaacatctccacttGCTGTGTTTGCAGGGCGTCCTGGGGAGGCTCATCTTTGGAGAGACACACATGGCTCTGTGGTGGGCCGGCATCTCTCTCACTCTGTGTGGACTGTTAGTGCTTCATAATGCAGCACCTCACGCACGCCCTCAAGACGATGGCAAAAAGGACAAGTGA
- the LOC121642431 gene encoding transmembrane protein 42-like isoform X2 encodes MFSGSLYALLAGFLGAAASLSAKLSLGSDYLKEMCESGLRDGTETDGGSPVCDWLHIPLRLLCGGLLFTCNAVMWAFFSKALHYSSSSARATVTTTASNFISSVSRLQSPSICPFAVTNNSHSDNKHLHLLCLQGVLGRLIFGETHMALWWAGISLTLCGLLVLHNAAPHARPQDDGKKDK; translated from the exons ATGTTTTCGGGCTCTCTTTATGCGCTTTTAGCGGGTTTTCTCGGCGCCGCTGCCTCTCTGTCAGCCAAGCTGTCGCTTGGTTCGGACTACCTGAAGGAGATGTGCGAGTCAGGACTGCGCGACGGGACAGAAACTGACGGCGGATCTCCAGTCTGCGACTGG CTCCACATCCCCCTCCGGCTGCTGTGTGGAGGTCTGCTCTTCACCTGTAACGCCGTCATGTGGGCTTTCTTCTCCAAGGCTCTCCAttactcctcctcctcagccagGGCTACTGTCACCACCACTGCCTCCAACTTCATCTCCTCTGTAAGCCGTCTGCAGTCGCCCTCCATTTGTCCATTCGCTGTAACAAACAACTCTCACAGTGAcaacaaacatctccacttGCTGTGTTTGCAGGGCGTCCTGGGGAGGCTCATCTTTGGAGAGACACACATGGCTCTGTGGTGGGCCGGCATCTCTCTCACTCTGTGTGGACTGTTAGTGCTTCATAATGCAGCACCTCACGCACGCCCTCAAGACGATGGCAAAAAGGACAAGTGA
- the kiaa1143 gene encoding uncharacterized protein KIAA1143 homolog isoform X2, whose translation MFWFASWEVSFLSCLLCFIMNKNKASGVAWVKPAEPSFLKKFKSDSGYKEGPNVDTKRQVMPTPDDDSGSDREDELPQVVVLKGGDLSEEEVKKIKDEMRTEGGAKKGQMMMLLMAKSFSRNLPSAPPQTSSRASLPAPAKRRRLMEEGKRRRRRRRRSQERK comes from the exons ATGTTTTGGTTCGCTAGCTGggaagtttcttttttaagctGTTTGTTGTGCTTCATAATGAATAAGAATAAAGCCAGTGGCGTGGCGTGGGTGAAACCAGCGGAGCCGTCCTTTCTGAAGAAGTTTAAAAGTGATTCTGGATACAAAGAAGGGCCTAATGTTGACACGAAG CGTCAGGTGATGCCGACTCCGGATGATGACAGTGGGAGCGACCGAGAAGACGAGTTGCCTCAAGTGGTGGTCCTAAAAGGAGGAGACCTGTCCGAAGAGGAGGTGAAGAAGATCAAAGATGAAATGCGAACTGAGGGGGGTGCAAAAAAAGGTCAGAT GATGATGCTGCTGATGGCAAAATCCTTTTCAAGAAACCTGCCAAGCGCTCCTCCTCAGACAAGTTCCAGGGCATCACTGCCAGCTccagcaaaaagaagaagactgATGGAGgaggggaagaggaggaggaggagaagaaggagaagtcaggaaagaaaataa
- the kiaa1143 gene encoding uncharacterized protein KIAA1143 homolog isoform X1 yields MFWFASWEVSFLSCLLCFIMNKNKASGVAWVKPAEPSFLKKFKSDSGYKEGPNVDTKRQVMPTPDDDSGSDREDELPQVVVLKGGDLSEEEVKKIKDEMRTEGGAKKDDAADGKILFKKPAKRSSSDKFQGITASSSKKKKTDGGGEEEEEEKKEKSGKKIKNNSLLSFGGEEEEEED; encoded by the exons ATGTTTTGGTTCGCTAGCTGggaagtttcttttttaagctGTTTGTTGTGCTTCATAATGAATAAGAATAAAGCCAGTGGCGTGGCGTGGGTGAAACCAGCGGAGCCGTCCTTTCTGAAGAAGTTTAAAAGTGATTCTGGATACAAAGAAGGGCCTAATGTTGACACGAAG CGTCAGGTGATGCCGACTCCGGATGATGACAGTGGGAGCGACCGAGAAGACGAGTTGCCTCAAGTGGTGGTCCTAAAAGGAGGAGACCTGTCCGAAGAGGAGGTGAAGAAGATCAAAGATGAAATGCGAACTGAGGGGGGTGCAAAAAAAG ATGATGCTGCTGATGGCAAAATCCTTTTCAAGAAACCTGCCAAGCGCTCCTCCTCAGACAAGTTCCAGGGCATCACTGCCAGCTccagcaaaaagaagaagactgATGGAGgaggggaagaggaggaggaggagaagaaggagaagtcaggaaagaaaataaaaaataacagccTCCTGTCGTttggaggggaggaggaggaagaggaagactaA